The Bacteroidota bacterium region ATTATACGCATCCATGAATAACACATTTTTTGGTGTCTTAATTACTTGAGACCTATTGTTGCTGGGGACATATTCTTCTATGGCACTTTTTATCAACTCGTTGCTAACTTCAAAATAATGTCCAACAGCTACTGCTGCTAATATATTCGGCAAATTATATTTACCAATCAAATTTGTTCTAATGCCAACTTGTGACGGGAGTGAATGCGCATATCTAAGAAACACATCAACGTGCAAAAATGGTTGATTCCCTGTAACATTGCCCCGTACAGAGGAATCTTGGGAAACTCCGTACGTAATTCGCTTCAACTGCTTACTTAGTGTATTTAGTACACTATCATCTTCATTCACAAAAGCAAATCCATTTTTCGTTTTTAAATAATCGTACAATTCATTATTCGAAGCTATTACACCTTCTATGCTACCAAATCCTTCCAAATGATCTTTTCCGTTATTGGTAACAATACCAAAATTGGGCTGAGCAATGGTGCATAGAAATGCGTTTTCTCCGGCATGATTAGCACCCAATTCTATTACAGCCAGCTGATGGTCGGCTTTAATTTCTAGGATACACAATGCAACCCCAATATGATTGTTCAAGTTTCCGGGAGTAGAATAGGTATTGTATTGTTTTTTTAAAACTGCACTCATTAACTCCTTTGTTGTCGTTTTGCCATTACTTCCGGCAATAGCAATAACAGGGATTTGCAACACACTTCTGTGGTAGCGAGCCAAATCTTGTAATGTCGTTAAAACATCGTTTACTAAAATATATTTTTCATTTAAAACAACATCGGGCTCATCCACAATAGCAAATGCGGAACCTTGCTCTATTGCTTGTTTTGCAAACGTATTTGCATTAAAATTTGGACCTTTTAGTGCAAAAAACAATCCTCCTTGTTTTATTTTTCTTGTATCAGTACAAATGATAGGGTGTTTTAAAAAAACACGTTCGTATAGTTCTTGTATGGTCATACTCAAATTTACAATAAGTGTAGTAAAGTTTTAGAAATAAAAACAATAAAAGGGAAAACAAAACCTAGTTAGAAAATGCACCTTTGTAAAGCAATGACACTTCTAAGCCTCCACGAAAGACCGTAGCAGCACGTAATTTAGAAACATTGACATCATAACTAAACCCTAGTAACAAAGACTTTTGCAACTCAAATGCAGCATTCACAATTATCGCATCTCTTAATCTGTAATGTATTCCCAACATAACTGCAGAAGAAGTTGTTCGGTCGGTATAAACCAAATCGGAGGCATTGTCTTTTCCAATTATATACTTAACCATACTTCCTGCAATAATCTCGGAAAAAGGGCCTTGCCTTACAAGCAAGAGATTGGGCAATGCAAACAAATTCTTACCGGAGCCCATACGAATTTGAAAATTTAAATTTGCAATTATTTTAGCTGGTAATTTATTTCCTTCTTTGGTTCCGTAAAAACTAATATCCGGCTTATTTAGATGGTATACAGCAAGACCTGCATTTGATTTAAAATCGGCAAACTTATTTATGTACGACCAAGCCGCACCAGCTCCAATATCCAAATAGTTCTTCTTTTGATTGCCAAACAATTCGCCCGATGACAGGGATGGATCGTAATAATTCCCGTTGTATTGGCTATCCCATTTTAAATTATCGTTATACGAAATACTTTTTTGCCCAAAAGCTCCTTCCGCACCAAAATAAAATGACGTATTGCTACTAACTCGCATTGTATAAGATGTTCCAAGTGCTACGCGATTCGTTTTTAATGCTGCACTTCCTGATTTGTCATTAAAAAAACTAATGCCAACTCCCACACGCTTTGCAGGCAAAGCTAATTCTGCCGATGCAAACATGGTTTTATAACTATCATCAACTACCTGCCATTGATTTTTATAATTGGTCGTAAACCTATAATCTCCTTTAAACACGCCAATATTAGCAGGGTTTAGCATGGTAGGATTAAAATAGAATTGAGAAAAGTGTATGTCTTGCGCCTTTGTAAATGGATTGAGTAGTAAGCATATGATAATTAGTAATAGATGTCGCTTAAAAAAAAGCATACGCATATCACCCCTCACAAAAAGGATCAATAGGATACTATTCTTTTTACTATTTATAGAATTCCTAATACGCATTTATTTTACCATCTACTAACTACTTATTACCAATTACTATCTTACCAATGTTAGATTGCCTTTCTCTGAAATTTCAGTTTCATCGAACAACTCCGCCTCTACAAGCCAAATATAAACTCCCGCGGGAACGTCTTTGCCTCTAAATGTACCGTCCCATCCTATACCGGAATCTTTTGTTTCAAATACTTTTTCGCCCCAACGATCGTACACAACAAACTTTAACTCTCTAATTCCCTTGCCTCGCACATAAAACACATCATTCAATCCATCTCCGTTCGGAGAAAATATATCAGGAATAAAAATAGAGGTAGGCTCCAATATGCAAATATCAACAGAAGATTCATCAGTACAGCCACCTTCATTGTATATTAATAGTGTAGCAGAGTAATTGCCTGGATCTTGAAGTGTAATTTGAGGATTAACCCCTTTAACAAATGGAATTGTATCTCCATTACTAAAAATCCAAAAACCTGTTTGTGCATTCAAACTCAAATCAAGCATTGTTAAACTCCTTTGCTCGTATGGAATACAGGCGTATTTAGGATTCACAGAAAAAAGTGATTTAATTTTAGTGTAGCTCGGAATCTTAATCACGGTATCAATAAAACATCCTGAATTTTTATCTGTTATTTTAACTGTATATATATTTCCTGCTAATCCTGTAATAGAAGCGGTAGTTTTTGCAGGATTTGTTGACCATGAGTAAGCATAATTACTTCCGGCTCCAACGACAGTAACTGCAGCTGTTCCAGACAATCCATAACACAAGGTATCTGTGGTAGTTGCAGTTTGAGAAAATGTAGGATAAACAAGAATTGTTATAGAATCTGTTTTTTCGTCCGAACAATTATCGTTGGTATTTACTATATACGTGGTAGTGATGCTCGGAAATACTTGATGTGTATTAATTGCAGGCAGTCCGTTATTCCATGCATATGTAATATTTGCAAACGGAACTCCGGTGGTAGCAGCTAAGGAAATAATTGCATTATCTCCAATGCACAACGAATCGTTTGTAGCAGTTAATGTTGTTGTGATTGCGGGGTACACGGTAACTTGTATGGTATCAGAAGTCGAGCAACTTGCACCTCCGGAACCTACATAATAATAGACAATCTGATGCGCTCCATTCCCAGCAATGGAAGGGTTAAAGGTATTTCCTACAATACCTGGACCGCTAAGCACACCGCCTGTTGGGTTTACAGATAAATTAAATGCACTATCATTAAAACAATAAGTAGTGTTTAATCCATTTATTTGTGCTGCTGTAAATTGATACACAGTAACATCTACAGATGCTCCGCATCCGTTAACACGCGTAGTGTAATAAACTGTAGAAGTAACCGACCCAGTAATTGCCGGATTAAACAAGCCGGAGTCGGCATTCACAATTCCATATCCATACCATTTAATTCCATTTCCTATAACTTGTAGGTCGATGGGAAATGTTGGCATGATGGAACATACAGAAGTATCTGCAAAAGACAATGTGCCGGGATAAACAACAATGCGCAAGGTATCTGTACAATTATTTGCAGTATAGAGTAATGTGTGTAATCCTGGTCCGGCTAAGGAGGGTTTAAAATAAAACTTTCTGTCATACACTGGCGGATAGCTTATTAACGCAGGCCCTGTCCATAGCCCTCCACCGGGAGTTCTGTAGGCATTAAGAAAAACAGAATCCATATCAGTGGAACAATAAAAAAGCGTATCAACTGACACCTCAGTACTACGTGTGTAAATCCGAAGCGTATCAATACATCCATTTGGAGCGGTATATTGAAACCACTCTTCTGAATTATTGGGTGGAACAGAGGGATCATAAAACCCCCAATTGGTTTGCAAGCCGGAAGGGCCAACAAAAGTTTGAAAAACTGTTGCCCATGTGCCTCCGGGAGGGTCAGGAATTCTCAACGTATCGGCCAACGTACCTTGACACACTACAAAATTTCCTCCAACATCAGACGGTTTTAAATACAGTTTTATCGTATCTGTACATCCATTAATTGAGTAAACAAAATTTTGATTTCCGGGATTCATGAATTGCGGCTGAATTATACCATTTATCAAATCGGAGAAAGCCCAATTGTTGTTAAGCCACGTACCACCCGGTGGGCTGAAATTTAATTGATAATGTCTTATTGATTCACAAATAGTATCTCTGCTGCTATTTATGTTTAGCGAACCAACTGTTACAACTTTACTTTCGGTACATCCATTTGGGGATGTGTAAACAACCGTATATGAGCCAATCGTAGAGGGGTTAAACAATCCGCCACCTGTTACAAATGGCGTGCCTGACCATGCGCCACCCGGAGGAGTACCTCCGGAAAGCATAAATGAGGGAGCTCCCGGACATGAAGCTTGAGCAAGCCCAGCATCAACTGCATTAACCGTAATTCGCAAACTATCTTTACACTGTCCACCAATAGTATAATAAATAGTATGTAAGCCACCTCCGGCAGAATCGGGATTAAATGTGCCGGGCTTGGTAATTAGCATTCCAGCGCCACTCCAACTGCCGCCCGGTGGTGTTGCTAAAACCGTAAATGCTTTAACCGATTGACAAATAGTAGTGTCTTGTCCAGGGAAGGTAATGGTAGGCGAAAGAATAGAAACTAAAATTGTTTTTGTTTGAATTGGTCCACCAACAGCAGGCTGCACAGAAACAGTATATATAGTTGATGCGGTAGGACAAATAGATTGTACAGCGCCATTCGGCAAACCATGACTCCAATAATAATTGTATGCTAAACAACCCGTTGGCGCTACTGATGCGGTTACCTGTGTACAGGTATTTGCGCAAACAGAAAAGCTAGGAAGAGCTGTCGCTGTAATTACGAACGGGCAGTCGTTTACAAGTGAGGTATCTCTCAAAATAAATGTCCACAAACTATCGCAGTTATCAAGCATACTGTAATTTACTCTTACCACATACTCACAGTTAATTGTAAGTGGCGCACTTAGTGTAACTCGTACACTTTGAGTACTATCATTTACACAAATTAAACCGGCTACAGCTGTGGTAAGAGGGTTTAATGTGTTATTAATACTAAACACTGAAAAGTCATTTATTGTTAACGAATCGCAATGAATATTTCTACTGAATAACAAATCGACTGTGTTGGTGCTACAAGCAGGTTGCGGAGATACAGAGAATGTAGGAGGCACAGGTGGAGCAACAACGGACGTCCACTGTGCTGCAAAACCAAACTTGTTTAATGCAAAATCGGACACAAAGACCAACACCATACATCCCGAGGTTGCGGTTACTGCACCTGGAGAAACCTGTCCTGTATATCCGCCTATCAATGAAGTTCCATCATATACGTACAATGAATCTGACCCGGCCTCTAAATCAAAAAACGAAAAATTAAGAGTTACACTAGAATTGGAGCAAA contains the following coding sequences:
- a CDS encoding UDP-N-acetylmuramoyl-tripeptide--D-alanyl-D-alanine ligase — its product is MTIQELYERVFLKHPIICTDTRKIKQGGLFFALKGPNFNANTFAKQAIEQGSAFAIVDEPDVVLNEKYILVNDVLTTLQDLARYHRSVLQIPVIAIAGSNGKTTTKELMSAVLKKQYNTYSTPGNLNNHIGVALCILEIKADHQLAVIELGANHAGENAFLCTIAQPNFGIVTNNGKDHLEGFGSIEGVIASNNELYDYLKTKNGFAFVNEDDSVLNTLSKQLKRITYGVSQDSSVRGNVTGNQPFLHVDVFLRYAHSLPSQVGIRTNLIGKYNLPNILAAVAVGHYFEVSNELIKSAIEEYVPSNNRSQVIKTPKNVLFMDAYNANPSSMSAAIESFVEIESPSKIVIVGDMLEMGSFSESEHEEMVRFMQSKKLQTVFLVGNEFGKTAAPSTYKKFATTKALADWIKENPILDSTILLKGSRGIRLEELKEVL
- a CDS encoding PorP/SprF family type IX secretion system membrane protein; protein product: MRMLFFKRHLLLIIICLLLNPFTKAQDIHFSQFYFNPTMLNPANIGVFKGDYRFTTNYKNQWQVVDDSYKTMFASAELALPAKRVGVGISFFNDKSGSAALKTNRVALGTSYTMRVSSNTSFYFGAEGAFGQKSISYNDNLKWDSQYNGNYYDPSLSSGELFGNQKKNYLDIGAGAAWSYINKFADFKSNAGLAVYHLNKPDISFYGTKEGNKLPAKIIANLNFQIRMGSGKNLFALPNLLLVRQGPFSEIIAGSMVKYIIGKDNASDLVYTDRTTSSAVMLGIHYRLRDAIIVNAAFELQKSLLLGFSYDVNVSKLRAATVFRGGLEVSLLYKGAFSN
- a CDS encoding gliding motility-associated C-terminal domain-containing protein; translated protein: MQATVVRKIFLVALLAFSAIVLKAQVPSFNMILNGDTTITECKGKVYDSGGPSGIYSANEHSIFRICSNSSVTLNFSFFDLEAGSDSLYVYDGTSLIGGYTGQVSPGAVTATSGCMVLVFVSDFALNKFGFAAQWTSVVAPPVPPTFSVSPQPACSTNTVDLLFSRNIHCDSLTINDFSVFSINNTLNPLTTAVAGLICVNDSTQSVRVTLSAPLTINCEYVVRVNYSMLDNCDSLWTFILRDTSLVNDCPFVITATALPSFSVCANTCTQVTASVAPTGCLAYNYYWSHGLPNGAVQSICPTASTIYTVSVQPAVGGPIQTKTILVSILSPTITFPGQDTTICQSVKAFTVLATPPGGSWSGAGMLITKPGTFNPDSAGGGLHTIYYTIGGQCKDSLRITVNAVDAGLAQASCPGAPSFMLSGGTPPGGAWSGTPFVTGGGLFNPSTIGSYTVVYTSPNGCTESKVVTVGSLNINSSRDTICESIRHYQLNFSPPGGTWLNNNWAFSDLINGIIQPQFMNPGNQNFVYSINGCTDTIKLYLKPSDVGGNFVVCQGTLADTLRIPDPPGGTWATVFQTFVGPSGLQTNWGFYDPSVPPNNSEEWFQYTAPNGCIDTLRIYTRSTEVSVDTLFYCSTDMDSVFLNAYRTPGGGLWTGPALISYPPVYDRKFYFKPSLAGPGLHTLLYTANNCTDTLRIVVYPGTLSFADTSVCSIMPTFPIDLQVIGNGIKWYGYGIVNADSGLFNPAITGSVTSTVYYTTRVNGCGASVDVTVYQFTAAQINGLNTTYCFNDSAFNLSVNPTGGVLSGPGIVGNTFNPSIAGNGAHQIVYYYVGSGGASCSTSDTIQVTVYPAITTTLTATNDSLCIGDNAIISLAATTGVPFANITYAWNNGLPAINTHQVFPSITTTYIVNTNDNCSDEKTDSITILVYPTFSQTATTTDTLCYGLSGTAAVTVVGAGSNYAYSWSTNPAKTTASITGLAGNIYTVKITDKNSGCFIDTVIKIPSYTKIKSLFSVNPKYACIPYEQRSLTMLDLSLNAQTGFWIFSNGDTIPFVKGVNPQITLQDPGNYSATLLIYNEGGCTDESSVDICILEPTSIFIPDIFSPNGDGLNDVFYVRGKGIRELKFVVYDRWGEKVFETKDSGIGWDGTFRGKDVPAGVYIWLVEAELFDETEISEKGNLTLVR